The following are encoded together in the Halomonas halophila genome:
- a CDS encoding uroporphyrinogen-III synthase — MASAPVLICRPGPRAAALAEAIASRGFAVEHGEAMALEALPETAEQRAAWLDFDQFRRVVVVSPFAAECLAEALDRYWPQLPVGIDYYAVGAATAEVLHRELGVRVHVPPAGGGDTSEALLGLGSLARLDEQKVLLAAGEGGRALLGETLAERGGRLTRLALYRRRLLDPDAAFAGRLATGDYRALVVTSGEILEHLARWCSRAALHQPLIVSSTRLATLAGTLGFRRPVVAAGATPATLAKAVAEADPERADVDHDDLEKG, encoded by the coding sequence ATGGCGAGCGCGCCGGTGCTGATCTGTCGCCCCGGCCCCCGGGCCGCGGCGCTGGCCGAGGCCATCGCCTCGCGGGGCTTCGCCGTCGAGCACGGCGAGGCCATGGCCCTAGAGGCTCTGCCGGAAACCGCCGAGCAGCGGGCCGCCTGGCTGGACTTCGATCAGTTCCGGCGGGTGGTGGTGGTCAGTCCCTTCGCCGCCGAATGCCTGGCCGAGGCGCTGGACCGCTACTGGCCGCAGCTGCCGGTGGGCATCGACTACTATGCCGTGGGCGCGGCCACCGCCGAGGTGCTGCACCGCGAGCTGGGCGTGCGCGTGCATGTGCCGCCGGCCGGCGGCGGCGATACCAGCGAGGCGCTGCTCGGCCTGGGGTCGCTCGCGCGACTCGACGAGCAGAAGGTGCTGCTGGCGGCGGGCGAGGGCGGCCGGGCGCTGCTCGGCGAGACGCTCGCCGAAAGGGGGGGGCGACTGACCCGGCTGGCGCTCTATCGCCGCCGCCTGCTCGACCCCGACGCGGCGTTCGCCGGCCGGCTCGCCACGGGCGACTATCGCGCCCTGGTGGTGACCAGCGGAGAAATCCTCGAACATCTGGCAAGATGGTGCTCGCGCGCCGCCTTGCACCAACCGCTAATCGTGTCCAGTACCCGGTTGGCTACACTGGCCGGCACGCTGGGGTTTCGTCGCCCCGTGGTGGCGGCGGGAGCCACGCCCGCCACGCTGGCGAAGGCCGTGGCCGAGGCAGACCCGGAGAGGGCCGATGTCGATCATGACGATCTCGAAAAGGGCTAG
- a CDS encoding uroporphyrinogen-III C-methyltransferase — protein sequence MSKQQNDQDEQQTPSGAGNGADSSPQVEAEANPSSGTSSRRSRRRGKGGGAAKGSESNGDKASSQQASAKPDASGGSKAGAVALGLVILLGAGGAYFGWQVWQRLDAQRQDLAALPEQPATQGALDDLASRLENGQSERDAAISDLRSEFSDYRGSVDDALDRVLEELASEQQTDERDWLHAEAAYLLRLANQRLQLERDVEGAMALLRTADARLREADNPALLPVRREIASELAALEAVPRVDRTGLYLALNAQQERIAGLPLAQDIEEIAANSTIEEAPSGGWQQQLSRFGEELKDLVTVRQHGEAMEALITPEQESYLRQSVRLILEQAQLALLKEEQELYDASLDKALTLIDGYYDTDDEGVQAVLNQLEALQGRTIRPELPDISASQQALAEFVDRRFEASGNGQGGAS from the coding sequence ATGAGCAAGCAACAAAACGATCAGGACGAACAACAGACGCCCTCCGGCGCCGGGAATGGCGCCGACTCGTCGCCCCAGGTCGAGGCCGAGGCGAACCCGAGCAGCGGCACTTCCTCACGCCGGTCCCGGCGTCGTGGCAAGGGCGGCGGCGCGGCCAAGGGCAGCGAGTCGAACGGCGACAAGGCATCTTCTCAGCAGGCGTCCGCCAAGCCCGACGCGTCCGGTGGAAGCAAGGCCGGCGCCGTGGCGCTGGGCCTGGTGATCCTGCTCGGCGCCGGCGGCGCCTACTTCGGCTGGCAGGTCTGGCAGCGCCTCGACGCCCAGCGCCAGGACCTGGCCGCGCTGCCCGAGCAGCCCGCGACCCAGGGCGCGCTGGATGACCTGGCCTCGCGGCTGGAGAACGGCCAGAGCGAGCGCGATGCCGCCATCAGCGACCTGCGCAGCGAGTTCTCCGACTACCGCGGCAGCGTCGACGACGCCCTCGACCGGGTGCTCGAGGAGCTGGCCAGCGAACAGCAGACCGACGAGCGCGACTGGCTCCACGCCGAGGCCGCCTATCTGCTGCGCCTGGCCAACCAGCGCCTGCAGCTCGAGCGTGACGTCGAGGGTGCCATGGCGCTGCTGCGCACCGCCGATGCCCGGCTGCGCGAGGCGGACAACCCGGCGCTGCTGCCGGTGCGCCGCGAGATCGCCTCCGAGCTGGCCGCGCTGGAGGCCGTGCCCCGGGTCGACCGCACCGGCCTCTACCTGGCGCTCAACGCCCAGCAGGAGCGGATCGCCGGGCTGCCGCTGGCCCAGGACATCGAGGAGATCGCCGCCAACTCCACCATCGAGGAGGCGCCGAGCGGCGGCTGGCAGCAGCAGCTCTCGCGCTTCGGCGAGGAGCTCAAGGACCTGGTCACCGTGCGCCAGCATGGCGAGGCGATGGAAGCGCTGATCACGCCGGAGCAGGAGTCCTACCTGCGCCAGAGCGTGCGGCTGATCCTCGAGCAGGCCCAGCTGGCACTGCTCAAGGAAGAGCAGGAACTCTACGACGCCAGCCTCGACAAGGCGTTGACCCTGATCGACGGCTACTACGATACCGACGACGAGGGCGTGCAGGCGGTCCTGAACCAGCTCGAGGCGCTCCAGGGTCGCACCATCCGCCCCGAGCTGCCGGACATCAGTGCCTCCCAGCAGGCGCTGGCCGAGTTCGTCGATCGTCGCTTCGAGGCTAGCGGCAACGGCCAGGGAGGCGCGTCATGA
- the crcB gene encoding fluoride efflux transporter CrcB, producing the protein MSVGILGLGLVAMGGALGGMARLAVGELAARWLGRGFPWGTLAVNVLGCLAIGALAPALGWPMTASPAWSLLAVGGLGGFTTVSSFSLQTLTLWQEGRPGPAAVNVLVTLIAGVAAAALGWWLAGGGA; encoded by the coding sequence ATGAGCGTCGGTATCCTGGGGCTGGGCCTGGTGGCGATGGGAGGCGCGCTGGGCGGCATGGCCCGTCTGGCGGTGGGCGAGCTGGCGGCACGCTGGCTGGGGCGCGGTTTCCCCTGGGGCACCCTGGCGGTGAACGTGCTGGGCTGTCTGGCGATCGGCGCCCTGGCGCCGGCGCTGGGCTGGCCGATGACGGCATCGCCCGCCTGGTCGCTGCTGGCGGTCGGCGGGCTGGGCGGCTTCACCACGGTGTCGTCCTTCAGCCTGCAGACCCTGACCCTGTGGCAGGAAGGGCGCCCCGGCCCGGCCGCGGTCAACGTGCTGGTCACCCTGATCGCGGGCGTGGCCGCTGCGGCGCTGGGCTGGTGGCTGGCCGGAGGCGGCGCATGA
- the hemC gene encoding hydroxymethylbilane synthase — protein sequence MTTLRIATRKSQLALWQAEYVRDRLMATHPELKVELVPMSTRGDKILDTPLAKVGGKGLFVKELEEAMLDGRADIAVHSMKDVPMHFPESLGLSVILEGAEPTDAFVSNHYASLDELPEGARVGTSSLRRGLQMREARPDLEVLSLRGNVQTRLGKLDDGEFDAILLATSGLKRLGLGDRITMELPPEVCLPACGQGALGIECRMHDAELISLLAPLDDPATATRVRAERAMNTRLEGGCQVPIGGHAVFEDDGQTLWLRALVGNPEGTEVLRAEGRGSIHEPEALGIRVAEELLEMGAGDILAEVYGAG from the coding sequence ATGACAACGTTGCGTATCGCCACCCGCAAGAGCCAGCTGGCCCTGTGGCAGGCCGAATACGTCCGTGACCGCCTGATGGCGACGCACCCCGAGCTCAAGGTGGAGCTGGTGCCGATGTCCACCCGCGGCGACAAGATCCTCGACACGCCGCTGGCCAAGGTCGGCGGCAAGGGGCTGTTCGTCAAGGAACTCGAGGAGGCGATGCTCGACGGCCGCGCCGACATCGCGGTGCATTCCATGAAGGACGTGCCGATGCATTTCCCCGAGAGCCTGGGGCTGTCGGTGATCCTCGAGGGCGCCGAGCCCACCGATGCCTTCGTCTCCAACCACTACGCCTCGCTGGACGAACTGCCCGAAGGCGCGCGCGTCGGCACTTCCAGCCTGCGCCGCGGCCTGCAGATGCGCGAGGCGCGCCCCGACCTCGAGGTGCTGAGCCTGCGCGGCAACGTCCAGACCCGCCTCGGCAAGCTCGACGACGGCGAGTTCGACGCCATCCTGCTGGCCACCTCTGGGCTCAAGCGCCTGGGGCTCGGCGACCGCATCACCATGGAGCTGCCACCGGAGGTCTGCCTGCCGGCCTGCGGCCAGGGCGCGCTGGGCATCGAGTGCCGCATGCACGACGCCGAGCTGATCTCGCTGCTGGCGCCGCTGGACGATCCGGCCACCGCCACCCGAGTGCGCGCCGAGCGCGCCATGAACACCCGCCTCGAGGGCGGCTGCCAGGTGCCGATCGGCGGCCATGCGGTGTTCGAGGACGACGGCCAGACCCTGTGGCTGCGCGCCCTGGTCGGCAACCCCGAGGGCACCGAGGTGCTGCGCGCCGAGGGCCGCGGTTCGATCCACGAGCCCGAGGCGCTCGGCATCCGCGTCGCCGAGGAGTTGCTCGAGATGGGCGCCGGCGACATCCTCGCCGAGGTCTACGGCGCCGGCTGA
- the ybiO gene encoding mechanosensitive channel protein — MTLPRRTLYLISGWLLACLLLVSGPLQAQSPEGQQAANATLASLLENPETRQQLIDQLRAQAQAPAEAATEAAQDVASEPSLPRQLADATSHIVDELGGQIGGAVDTLAGLFGGNLVDDGGFDMSAVTSAAINLGLVILATFVLFLAIRRLARPFFTRLSQWSLNGQGLQPLLRLVICVAVAALIDALVVALAYVGGNLVATFAVGESGELSTRASLFLNAFLVIELLKAAVRMLFASHYEGLRLLPIGAANASYWNRWIARLIGLAGYGLMVVVPLVNAYLSPALGSAVGTLIMLGAYVYAVAVVMRNRQALRQALNHKAGQTTMTASRVSLQLFARTWHLFALAYFTVVLVLTLTRPETALPFVLLATLKTLVTVLAGMLVSSFLTQTIGRRIRLGDDLRRKLPMLEARLNHYVPTALRVVRAVILIVVAMLVLNAWGAFDLAAWYASEAGRGLIGKLLSVFVILVVAAAAWLGLASLIEHKLNPETGGGVPSARAQTLLALFRNALAIALVTLTAMIVLSEIGINIGPLIAGAGVLGLAIGFGAQKLVQDIITGVFIQVENAMNTGDVITVGGVTGVAEKLSIRSVGIRDLNGTYHIVPFSSVDTVSNYMRDFAYHVGEYGIAYREDIDEAIQVLRNAFEDLKADEEHNVNLLEPLEVAGVIALADSSVNIRVRIKTTPGTQWATGRAFNRLVKLHFDAAGIEIPFPHTTLYFGEDKDGGAPPARVRVLEKKASRQSSQSDVEEEVHFGPADTQNSQEVHNDEDG; from the coding sequence GTGACGCTCCCCAGACGAACCCTCTATCTGATCAGCGGCTGGCTGCTGGCCTGCCTGCTGCTGGTCTCGGGCCCGCTGCAGGCGCAGTCGCCCGAGGGCCAGCAGGCGGCCAACGCCACCCTGGCCAGCCTGCTGGAGAACCCCGAGACCCGTCAGCAGCTGATCGACCAGCTGCGCGCCCAGGCCCAGGCGCCGGCCGAGGCCGCCACCGAGGCGGCCCAGGACGTCGCCAGCGAGCCCTCGCTGCCCCGCCAGCTGGCCGACGCCACCAGCCACATCGTCGATGAGCTAGGCGGCCAGATCGGCGGCGCGGTCGATACCCTGGCCGGCCTGTTCGGCGGCAACCTGGTCGATGACGGCGGCTTCGACATGAGCGCCGTCACCAGCGCCGCCATCAACCTGGGCCTGGTAATCCTGGCGACCTTCGTGCTGTTCCTCGCCATCCGCCGCCTCGCCAGGCCATTCTTCACTCGGCTCAGCCAGTGGTCGCTGAACGGCCAGGGCCTGCAGCCGCTGCTGCGGCTGGTGATCTGCGTTGCGGTGGCGGCGCTGATCGACGCCCTGGTGGTGGCGCTGGCCTACGTCGGCGGCAACCTGGTGGCGACCTTCGCGGTGGGCGAGAGCGGCGAGCTGTCGACCCGCGCCTCGCTGTTCCTCAACGCCTTCCTGGTCATCGAACTGCTCAAGGCCGCGGTGCGCATGCTGTTCGCCTCGCACTACGAGGGGCTGCGCCTGCTGCCCATCGGCGCCGCCAACGCCAGCTACTGGAACCGCTGGATCGCCCGGCTGATCGGCCTGGCCGGCTACGGCCTGATGGTGGTCGTGCCGCTGGTCAACGCCTACCTGTCACCGGCGCTGGGCAGCGCCGTGGGCACCCTGATCATGCTTGGCGCCTACGTCTATGCCGTGGCCGTGGTGATGCGCAATCGCCAGGCGCTGCGCCAGGCCCTGAACCATAAGGCCGGGCAGACCACCATGACCGCCAGCCGGGTCTCGCTGCAGCTGTTCGCTCGTACCTGGCACCTGTTCGCCCTGGCCTACTTCACGGTGGTGCTGGTGCTGACGCTGACCCGGCCCGAGACCGCCCTGCCCTTCGTGCTGCTGGCCACCCTCAAGACGCTGGTCACGGTGCTGGCGGGCATGCTGGTGTCCTCCTTCCTGACACAGACCATCGGCCGGCGCATCCGCCTGGGCGATGACCTGCGCCGCAAGCTGCCGATGCTCGAGGCGCGACTCAACCACTACGTGCCCACCGCGCTGCGAGTGGTGCGCGCGGTGATCCTGATCGTGGTGGCAATGCTGGTGCTGAACGCCTGGGGCGCCTTCGACCTCGCCGCCTGGTACGCCTCCGAGGCGGGTCGCGGCCTGATCGGCAAGCTGCTCAGCGTGTTTGTGATCCTGGTGGTGGCTGCCGCCGCCTGGCTGGGACTGGCCAGCCTGATCGAGCACAAACTCAACCCCGAGACCGGCGGCGGCGTGCCTTCGGCCCGCGCCCAGACGCTGCTGGCGCTGTTCCGCAACGCCCTGGCCATCGCCCTGGTCACGCTGACGGCAATGATCGTGCTGTCCGAGATCGGCATCAACATCGGGCCGCTGATCGCCGGCGCCGGTGTGCTGGGCCTGGCCATCGGCTTCGGCGCCCAGAAGCTGGTGCAGGACATCATCACCGGCGTCTTCATCCAGGTGGAGAACGCCATGAACACCGGCGACGTGATCACGGTGGGCGGCGTCACCGGGGTGGCCGAGAAGCTGAGCATCCGCTCGGTGGGCATCCGCGATCTGAACGGCACCTACCACATCGTGCCCTTCTCCAGCGTCGACACCGTGTCCAACTACATGCGTGATTTCGCCTACCACGTCGGCGAGTACGGCATCGCCTACCGCGAGGACATCGACGAGGCGATCCAGGTGCTTCGCAATGCCTTCGAGGATCTCAAGGCCGACGAGGAGCACAACGTCAACCTGCTGGAGCCGCTGGAGGTCGCCGGAGTCATCGCACTGGCCGACAGCTCGGTGAACATCCGCGTGCGGATCAAGACCACGCCGGGCACCCAATGGGCCACCGGCCGCGCCTTCAACCGGCTGGTCAAGCTGCACTTCGACGCCGCGGGCATCGAGATCCCCTTCCCGCACACCACGCTGTACTTCGGCGAGGACAAGGACGGCGGCGCACCGCCGGCCCGGGTGCGCGTGCTCGAGAAAAAAGCATCGCGCCAGAGCAGCCAGAGCGACGTGGAGGAAGAGGTGCACTTCGGCCCCGCCGACACCCAGAACTCCCAGGAGGTCCACAACGACGAGGACGGCTGA
- a CDS encoding fluoride efflux transporter FluC, whose protein sequence is MTGWRSYLAVGLGSGLGALARHLVGLGVMQALGSAFLWGTLAVNLIGSWLIAAFAARAARRLTGHAARWQPFLVAGFCGGFTTFSLFGLETLYLLETSRPGLALAYGVGSVPLWLGAAWWGQRVGRGAL, encoded by the coding sequence ATGACGGGCTGGCGGAGCTATCTGGCGGTAGGGCTCGGCAGTGGTCTGGGGGCGCTGGCGCGCCATCTGGTGGGGCTCGGCGTGATGCAGGCGCTGGGCAGCGCCTTCCTGTGGGGGACGCTGGCGGTCAACCTGATCGGCTCCTGGCTGATCGCCGCCTTCGCCGCCCGGGCGGCCCGCCGCCTCACCGGCCATGCTGCCCGCTGGCAGCCCTTCCTGGTGGCCGGCTTCTGCGGCGGTTTCACCACCTTCTCGCTGTTCGGCCTGGAGACGCTCTATCTGCTGGAGACGTCGCGCCCCGGGCTGGCGCTGGCCTATGGCGTCGGCAGCGTGCCGCTGTGGCTGGGCGCCGCCTGGTGGGGGCAGCGGGTCGGGCGCGGCGCTTTATAG
- a CDS encoding heme biosynthesis HemY N-terminal domain-containing protein — MRKLILLIVVGLAVGALFGQLMMSVPGYWLVRVGDTSYQTSFWFGLVLLLAAFIVLHFALRLLMRLSRPVSRFKVWNSRSRNRTAMKRTVRGLVALAEGRWKRAEKSLVKAADDSSTPLVNYLSAALAAHYQGRYEQADTLLKRAHLSTEGADTAVGMMQAQLMLDRQQYEEALAILTRLDRHLPNHPQVLKQLKQAYISLSDWDGLRRLMPRLGAQQLISPEERDQLELQAYRELIGREARQPGDIERVRNLWADMPEPLRNNVELIVLYAEALVRGNEQGIAERLLRHSLKEQWDSRLVLRYGLLEVDAARQLVVAEKWLQERPNDPDLLLTLGRLSLRNAYWGKAQEYFEASQRQRPSGVVCAELARLYANLGEHNKSQLYYRQSVEMLDKSLPSLPQPTEPEDTLARNGSRQAS, encoded by the coding sequence ATGAGAAAGCTGATCCTGCTCATCGTCGTCGGGCTCGCGGTGGGGGCCCTGTTCGGCCAGCTGATGATGTCGGTGCCCGGCTACTGGCTGGTGCGGGTCGGCGACACCTCCTACCAGACCTCCTTCTGGTTCGGCCTGGTGCTGCTGCTGGCCGCCTTCATCGTGCTGCACTTCGCGCTGCGCCTGCTGATGCGCCTGTCGCGGCCGGTGTCGCGTTTCAAGGTGTGGAACAGCCGCTCACGCAACCGCACCGCCATGAAGCGCACCGTGCGCGGCCTGGTGGCGCTGGCCGAGGGCCGCTGGAAGCGCGCCGAGAAGTCGCTGGTCAAGGCCGCGGACGATTCCAGCACGCCGCTGGTCAATTACCTCTCCGCGGCGCTGGCGGCCCACTACCAGGGCCGCTACGAGCAGGCCGACACCCTGCTCAAGCGCGCTCACCTCAGCACCGAGGGCGCCGACACCGCGGTGGGCATGATGCAGGCCCAGCTGATGCTGGATCGCCAGCAGTACGAGGAGGCGCTGGCCATCCTCACCCGCCTGGACCGCCATCTGCCCAATCACCCGCAGGTGCTCAAGCAGCTCAAGCAGGCCTACATCAGCCTCAGCGACTGGGACGGCCTGCGCCGCCTGATGCCGCGGCTGGGGGCCCAGCAGCTGATCTCGCCGGAGGAGCGCGATCAGCTCGAACTGCAGGCCTACCGCGAGCTGATCGGCCGCGAGGCGCGTCAGCCGGGCGATATCGAGCGCGTCCGCAACCTGTGGGCCGACATGCCCGAGCCGCTGCGCAACAACGTCGAGCTGATCGTGCTCTACGCCGAGGCGCTGGTGCGCGGCAACGAGCAGGGCATCGCCGAGCGCCTGCTGCGCCACTCGCTCAAGGAGCAGTGGGACAGCCGCCTGGTGCTGCGCTACGGCCTGCTCGAGGTGGACGCCGCCCGCCAGCTGGTGGTGGCCGAGAAGTGGCTGCAGGAGCGGCCCAATGACCCGGACCTGCTGCTGACCCTGGGTCGCCTGTCGTTGCGCAACGCCTACTGGGGCAAGGCCCAGGAGTACTTCGAGGCCAGCCAGCGTCAGCGTCCGAGCGGGGTGGTGTGCGCCGAGCTGGCGAGGCTCTACGCTAACCTGGGCGAGCACAACAAGAGTCAGCTCTACTACCGCCAGAGCGTCGAGATGCTCGACAAGTCGCTGCCCTCGCTGCCTCAGCCCACCGAGCCCGAGGATACCCTGGCGCGCAACGGTAGCCGGCAGGCCTCCTGA